A single genomic interval of Candidatus Rokuibacteriota bacterium harbors:
- a CDS encoding transposase, with the protein MLRSGLQLNIHFHTLVLDGAFSETRPGHLTFHPAPLPSDEDVAHVLATVRARGGRRLARRQLEPADDRAPPDPLSEPSPGLAGLVRAAVQGRVALGPRAGARVRRVGDEPALDPVSSRGPRQAQLDGVDLHTRVWVPPTDRARLAQLCRYLLRPPLAQARVPLRPDGRVLVTLQTVWRDGTSPRLFEPIELLETLAAITPRPAITLVR; encoded by the coding sequence GTGCTTCGCAGCGGGCTGCAATTGAATATCCACTTCCACACGCTCGTGCTCGACGGCGCCTTCAGCGAGACTCGACCCGGACACCTCACCTTTCACCCTGCACCCCTCCCGAGCGACGAGGACGTGGCGCACGTCCTCGCCACCGTCCGTGCCCGCGGGGGACGGCGGCTCGCCCGCCGCCAGCTCGAGCCTGCAGATGACCGCGCGCCGCCCGATCCCCTCAGCGAGCCCTCGCCCGGGCTGGCCGGTCTCGTCCGCGCCGCCGTCCAGGGCCGCGTCGCCCTCGGTCCCCGCGCCGGCGCTCGCGTCCGGCGCGTCGGCGACGAGCCGGCGTTGGACCCCGTCAGCTCCCGCGGGCCCCGCCAGGCCCAGCTCGACGGCGTCGATCTCCACACCCGCGTCTGGGTCCCCCCCACCGATCGCGCCCGCCTCGCACAGCTCTGCCGCTACCTCCTCCGCCCCCCGCTCGCCCAGGCCCGCGTCCCGCTCCGGCCCGACGGGCGTGTCCTCGTCACGCTGCAGACGGTCTGGCGCGATGGCACCTCGCCTCGCCTCTTCGAGCCCATCGAACTGCTGGAGACGCTCGCCGCGATCACGCCTCGCCCGGCGATCACCTTGGTGCGCTAG